The Podospora pseudopauciseta strain CBS 411.78 chromosome 2 map unlocalized CBS411.78m_2, whole genome shotgun sequence genome has a window encoding:
- a CDS encoding uncharacterized protein (COG:S; EggNog:ENOG503NY59) translates to MTDSTPSARAAKASESTENNDPLLSSPPRSTIGKERRVPSITPRKFQRFFTPRSRVSSKPSAVRKALHDLTAPALNRDQAPASSPLKPISEEQLGAPIEDELPDYRTAKRRKTQHTPSRSHLPSPLPTSPGLLATPDIRPGLSSPIRHVKFRPNRRMDVDQHDGVSEDEDDEPPLPSPKLKKIVPLHTRGLGGQLVQRMSGDACLGRPVPDWRTDTAKFYSKPEDVHLSSSHEGAPRAIPFCTTSSHKSDLVAVGDEEGYIRLLDASKEFSKIHLSFQAHGNAVIDLAFSGDDKLLATASGDQTGRVIDVETQTPLNVLGHHTASLKQVRFQPGRGQDCVLATSGRDGSIQIWDLRCKGGPVQDISIINEDRLRHGAPKPVNPGCVVNSIYYAHARTQRQTKSAKNSSTTDVARTGEVPGRMGEVSVTSLQFLPPGREHLLLSACEADASIKLWDIRAVHTHRHHKTSTPISFTPPPPSHAAWRPFGIASMTMNTSGSRIYALCKDNTVYTYATSHLILGIANELKATLPGQEPERRRHYPHVAHEGLGPLYGFRHPLFHATSFYVKAALRPAANGNSEMLAVGSSDGCAVLFPTDERYLSFSTPGSEEESYFVGESTALLPTATPSRPGLRSGGPPGLVRTNSSSLFGRQQHDMGVAVTKRGTPLVRGHDKEVGALTWTADGRKLVTVGDDYLVRCWRDGDEVAKDLRRGGEGEGRRWGCGWGDLGDGWEGDGGEEEDW, encoded by the exons ATGACGGACTCAACCCCTTCTGCTCGAGCAGCAAAGGCTTCGGAGTCCACAGAGAACAATGACCCCTTGTTGTCTTCACCACCGAGATCCACCATTGGCAAGGAGCGAAGAGTGCCATCAATTACCCCGAGAAAGTTTCAAAGATTCTTCACCCCCCGATCACGGGTCTCTTCGAAACCCAGTGCCGTTCGAAAGGCGCTCCATGATCTCACTGCTCCCGCCCTTAACCGCGACCAGGCCCCTGCTTCAAGCCCGCTCAAACCCATCTCGGAGGAACAACTCGGGGCCCCCATTGAGGATGAATTGCCTGACTATAGGACCGCCAAGCGAAGAAAAACTCAACACACACCGAGCAGGTCGCATCTTCCCTCACCCCTACCAACATCTCCAGGTCTTCTTGCAACTCCTGATATCAGGCCAGGTCTGAGCAGCCCGATTCGCCATGTCAAGTTCCGACCGAATCGACGGATGGATGTTGATCAACATGATGGAGTAtcagaggatgaggacgatgagcCCCCATTGCCATCGCCAAAGTTGAAGAAGATTGTACCATTACATACccgggggttgggtggtcAATTGGTCCAAAGAATGTCAGGCGATGCCTGTTTGGGTCGTCCGGTTCCTG ACTGGAGGACTGATACTGCCAAATTTTATAGCAAACCAGAGGACGTTCACCTTTCGTCAAGTCACGAAGGGGCGCCTCGTGCCATTCCTTTTTGTACCACTAGCTCTCACA AAAGTGATCTTGTAGCAGTcggtgatgaagaaggcTATATACGCCTCCTTGATGCAAGCAAGGAGTTCTCCAAGATTCACCTGTCTTTCCAAGCTCACGGAAATGCTGTGATCGATTTGGCTTTCTCCGGGGACGACAAACTGCTTGCTACTGCCTCGGGTGACCAGACTGGAAGAGTCATTGACGTGGAAACACAGACTCCTCTCAACGTTTTAGGCCATCACACTGCCTCGTTGAAGCAGGTCCGCTTTCAACCAGGCCGGGGACAGGACTGTGTCCTTGCCACCTCTGGCCGTGATGGAAGTATCCAAATCTGGGACCTGCGGTGCAAAGGTGGACCGGTTCAGGACATATCGATCATTAACGAAGACCGCCTGCGTCATGGTGCCCCCAAGCCCGTCAACCCTGGCTGCGTGGTAAACAGCATCTATTACGCCCACGCCCGCACCCAGCGGCAAACCAAGTCGGCCAAgaactcctccaccaccgacgTAGCCCGCACGGGTGAGGTGCCCGGCCGTATGGGCGAAGTCTCGGTAACCTCGTTACAATTCCTCCCCCCTGGCCGCGAGCACCTGCTGCTCTCTGCCTGCGAGGCCGATGCCTCGATCAAGCTGTGGGATATCCGCGCCGTTCACACCCATCGCCACCACAAGACCTCCACCCCAATCTCGttcaccccccctccaccaagccaCGCAGCCTGGAGACCATTCGGCATCGCCAGCATGACGATGAACACGTCCGGCTCGAGAATCTATGCCCTCTGCAAAGACAACACTGTTTACACCTACGCCACGtcccacctcatcctcggcatcgCAAACGAACTCAAGGCCACCCTCCCCGGGCAGGAACCCGAAAGACGGAGACACTACCCCCATGTAGCACACGAGGGCCTGGGTCCGCTGTATGGTTTCCGCCATCCCTTGTTCCACGCCACGTCGTTTTATGTCAAGGCTGCTCTCCGACCTGCCGCGAACGGAAACAGTGAGATGCTTGCTGTGGGCAGTAGTGATGGTTGCGCGGTTTTGTTTCCTACTGATGAGAGGTAcctctccttttccaccCCGGGCAGCGAGGAGGAATCTTACTTTGTCGGGGAAAGCACCGCTCTTTTACCGACTGCGACGCCTTCTAGGCCGGGGTTGAGGTCGGGCGGTCCGCCTGGCTTGGTGAGAACGAACAGCAGCTCTTTGTTTGGTCGTCAGCAGCACGACATGGGTGTTGCTGTCACCAAGAGGGGAACTCCGCTGGTGAGGGGTCATGATAAGGAGGTTGGGGCGCTGACTTGGACGGCTgatgggaggaagctggTGACGGTGGGGGATGATTACCTTGTGAGGTGCTGGAGGGATGGCGACGAAGTGGCGAaggatttgaggagggggggtgagggggaggggaggagatgggggtgtgggtggggggatttgggggatgggtgggagggggatggcggcgaggaggaggattggtGA
- a CDS encoding uncharacterized protein (COG:I; EggNog:ENOG503P095) — MLWYFLYPFRGTTDAPKLAPEHPLRVAFQLYAKWAASHVKIVLPSSTALIFMFLYIFPFLYTTDVTNITSGVSNLPHHVWTDAQPLELDVEPDVIMRSIWVHGSYMKALEKNVLLGALELQDELLGPTTNFNPRQPANRPETSEPEVVDGDLTPRQRDAYHIINGLTNQSWFFHSPLQYWAGSAGNIQNDQDILETVNARKTQSTSVNVTLRHSIVFSGKRFEERRLVAADALVITLIHLRDSPVGRRWVRRAEELANERSDTWKIIPSDGRSLSDQLYEFQFRPLSWPDVGLLTVAYSISLFYLLLYLRKLRALKSKLGLMVSILVQITASIVSSFTVCAIFKIDLSRVPSYAYPLVVLAISLENSLRLINAVIMTSSTISNSDRIGEAFGETAHIAIANRVQNLLILLGLSRYSNPGVAAFCTFVAIATVFDFIYLSTFLLSVLSVDVRQRELLELEKAFLSRTKSSEKDKNKSAWTELVNQLRVGETAVSTRIAGTIVVICFVLTAQSHYATEGNRQWLSQLFSLPWNRTVRSAPKPSLLIDIHQARSPTSWLRLQDHETAREVINVVKPWAHSYVARVYDPIIFVLKGSDRVPRTREPMFLPAVYDFLHHEVPNFVVLLMLVFAAILLGTKYLLRDEYEDLGSEHPDDEPLISVKSLTKGHKLDVVMMAASPGGSLVSVGLDRAIQVWDVPIGSGHRVASDHECPLENPFPVLSMAIDYGSKWLALVSWQRVFLWNLEEQQWAGTRDIDLGGHKPEALFFCHKGAGTTPTLVLVRRNGMGLEMELEVDESRDFTICKTPLVWAVQFPDKSHSFNNNHHPPIAILTASRKSCVHLVRQQGNEWVSTEVNFGEREARDVHCVLPIPALSAYLIGRSRSVDLVDLESSTILRTFSTEVMQPRTLKHIPQMRAHQPNLTSLTLSYVSTKTGDLVIQTYLPEKEDDNLVSYCPSDPRSSGHRRLGELTERKRRIPNPGVWEALPGGNILGVRRKQSPPTTNRPRSLSNNNTGGMMMRKRRGVVGSQQQKQQQQQAANGGHHHNPPETTRWEAWVMNHPESTCGFETRLLDEEDGLLNDQQQLMISEVGPMVKFGNMSVAVALGNVVKVVSVGHEHFDVGLGDGFGGGLGGGMMMMMESKMGLASRRRKVGGGRGVGSMGNGGVRVVG, encoded by the exons ATGCTGTGGTATTTTCTCTACCCCTTCCGAGG GACGACGGATGCCCCTAAGCTCGCACCAGAACATCCACTGCGGGTCGCCTTCCAACTTTATGCAAAATGGGCTGCAAGCCATGTCAAAATTGTCCTGCCGTCTTCGACGGCCTTGATTTTCATGTTTTTGTAtattttccccttcctctaCACCACCGAtgtcaccaacatcaccagcgGCGTGTCCAACCTCCCACACCATGTGTGGACTGACGCTCAGCCTCTTGAGTTGGACGTTGAGCCTGATGTGATAATGCGCTCAATTTGGGTCCACGGGAGCTATATGAAGGCTCTCGAGAAAAATGTCTTACTGGGCGCACTCGAACTTCAGGATGAGCTTTTGGGACCGACCACCAACTTCAACCCCCGCCAACCAGCAAACAGGCCCGAGACATCCGAGCCCGAAGTCGTCGATGGTGACCTGACTCCCCGCCAGCGAGATGCCTATCATATCATCAACGGCCTCACCAACCAGTCGTGGTTCTTTCACTCGCCACTCCAGTATTGGGCCGGCTCAGCAGGTAATATCCAAAACGACCAGGACATTCTCGAGACGGTCAATGCCAGGAAAACTCAGTCGACGTCTGTCAATGTCACCCTGCGACACTCGATTGTGTTCAGCGGCAAGCGGTTCGAAGAGCGCCGTCTCGTCGCTGCCGACGCCCTGGTCATCACTCTGATTCACCTCCGGGACTCGCCGGTTGGCCGACGATGGGTGAGAAGAGCTGAGGAGCTGGCAAATGAGCGCAGCGATACGTGGAAAATCATCCCTTCGGACGGCAGGAGCCTTTCAGATCAGCTGTACGAGTTTCAGTTTCGGCCCTTGTCGTGGCCTGATGTGGGACTTTTGACGGTGGCCTATTCCATCTCGCTGTTCTACCTGTTGCTTTATCTCAGGAAGCTTCGCGCCCTCAAATCCAAGCTAGGGCTCATGGTCTCGATACTCGTTCAGATCACCGCGTCCATCGTGTCGAGCTTCACGGTTTGCGCCATATTCAAGATTGATCTTTCTCGAGTGCCTTCGTACGCCTACCCGCTGGTGGTTCTTGCCATCAGTCTGGAGAACTCGTTGCGGCTGATCAACGCCGTCATTATGACGtcctccaccatcagcaacagTGACAGGATAGGGGAGGCCTTCGGAGAGACAGCAcacatcgccatcgccaaccgAGTGCAAAACCTGCTGATATTGTTGGGTTTATCGCGGTATTCGAACCCGGGTGTCGCCGCCTTTTGCACCTTTGTTGCGATTGCGACCGTGTTTGACTTCATCTACCTGTCAACATTTTTGCTGTCTGTCCTCAGCGTCGATGTCAGGCAAAGGGAACTGCTCGAGTTGGAGAAGGCCTTCTTGTCGCGCACCAAGTCTTCcgaaaaagacaaaaacaaGTCAGCCTGGACGGAACTGGTCAATCAACTCCGTGTTGGCGAAACCGCAGTGTCGACCAGGATTGCCGGAACCATTGTCGTCATCTGCTTTGTGCTCACGGCACAGTCTCACTATGCGACAGAAGGCAACCGGCAGTGGCTGAGCCAACTCTTCAGCTTGCCATGGAACAGGACCGTTAGAAGCGCTCCGAAGCCGTCGTTGCTGATTGATATTCACCAGGCTAGAAGCCCGACCTCATGGCTCCGCCTTCAAGACCACGAGACGGCTCGGGAAGTCATCAACGTCGTCAAGCCATGGGCTCACAGCTACGTGGCTCGCGTGTACGATCCCATCATTTTCGTCTTGAAGGGCTCCGACCGCGTCCCTCGCACCCGAGAGCCCATGTTTCTACCTGCCGTGTATGACTTTTTGCATCACGAAGTGCCCAATTTCGTCGTGTTATTAATGCTAGTGTTTGCGGCTATACTGTTGGGTACAAAGTATCTTCTCCGGGACGAGTATGAAGATTTGGGGTCGGAGCATCCGGACGATGAGCCGTTGATTTCTGTCAAGTCTTTGACCAAGGGCCACAAGCTGGATGTTGTCATGATGGCTGCGTCACCGGGTGGTTCGCTGGTGTCGGTTGGTCTTGATCGTGCTATTCAGGTTTGGGACGTGCCAATAGGATCCGGGCACAGGGTCGCCTCGGATCACGAATGCCCTTTGGAGAATCCTTTCCCGGTGCTGAGCATGGCCATCGACTATGGGTCCAAATGGTTGGCTTTGGTGTCGTGGCAAAGGGTGTTTTTGTGGAATCTGGAGGAACAGCAGTGGGCCGGGACGAGAGACATTGACTTGGGCGGACATAAGCCAGAAGCATTGTTTTTCTGCCACAAAGGGGCGGGTACAACGCCGACcttggtgctggtgaggaggaacgGAATGGGACTGGAGATGGAACTGGAAGTCGACGAGTCGAGAGATTTCACCATCTGCAAAACACCACTCGTCTGGGCGGTACAGTTTCCAGATAAAT CTCACTCATTCAAcaataaccaccacccaccaatAGCCATCCTCACAGCCTCTCGCAAGAGCTGCGTTCACCTGGTTAGGCAGCAGGGGAACGAATGGGTCTCGACCGAAGTCAACTTTGGCGAGCGAGAAGCCAGGGACGTCCACTGCGTCCTTCCCATCCCGGCCTTGTCTGCGTATTTGATCGGGCGGTCTCGATCAGTCGACCTCGTGGATCTCGAGTCGTCCACCATCCTTCGCACCTTTTCGACCGAGGTCATGCAACCGCGCACGTTGAAGCACATACCGCAGATGAGGGCTCATCAGCCAAATCTCACGTCACTTACTTTATCATACGTCAGCACAAAAACGGGGGATCTAGTCATCCAAACTTATCTGCCGGAAAAGGAAGACGATAATCTTGTATCGTACTGCCCTTCAGATCCGAGAAGCAGCGGCCACAGACGGCTGGGGGAGCTCacggagaggaagagaaggattCCCAACCCGGGCGTGTGGGAGGCTCTTCCGGGTGGGAATATTCTTGGGGTTAGAAGGAAGCAAAGCCCGCCGACGACAAACCGACCACGGTCGCTCTCCAACAATAACAcgggtgggatgatgatgcggaAGAGacgaggggtggtgggaagtcagcagcagaagcagcagcagcagcaagctgcCAATGGCGGCCACCATCATAATCCGCCAGAAACGACGAGGTGGGAGGCGTGGGTGATGAATCATCCGGAAAGTACATGCGGATTTGAGACGAGGCTGTTGGATGAGGAAGACGGGCTGCTGAATgatcagcagcagctcatGATTTCGGAGGTTGGGCCGATGGTCAAGTTTGGCAACATGAGCGTTGCTGTTGCGCTGGGGAATGTGGTCAAGGTTGTCAGCGTGGGGCATGAGCATTTTGAtgtggggttgggggatgggtttgggggggggttggggggtgggatgatgatgatgatggagtcGAAGATGGGTTTGGCGAgtaggaggaggaaggtggggggtgggaggggggttgggtcgatggggaatgggggggtgagggtggtagGGTAG
- a CDS encoding uncharacterized protein (EggNog:ENOG503P8Q3): MCKYYAHAFLCKHITFSFATFCDPASMIQTRCGDRSIWQTIRMEEYCDDCKAYYPAPSSSAHSSRRR; encoded by the coding sequence ATGTGTAAATACTACGCCCACGCCTTCCTCTGCAAGCACATCACCTTCTCGTTTGCCACCTTTTGCGACCCGGCCAGCATGATCCAGACCCGCTGCGGGGACAGGTCGATATGGCAGACGATCCGCATGGAGGAGTACTGTGACGACTGCAAGGCTTATTACCCAgcaccgtcgtcgtcggctcACTCGTCAAGGCGGCGGTAA
- the SPB1 gene encoding AdoMet-dependent rRNA methyltransferase spb1 (COG:A; BUSCO:EOG09260V5Q; EggNog:ENOG503NUYV), with translation MAIQKKHGKGRLDKWYKLAKEKGYRARAAFKLIQLNKKYGFLEKSKVVLDLCAAPGSWCQVAAETMPKDSIIIGVDLSPIKPIPKVITFQSDITTEKCRATIRTHLKTWKADCVLHDGAPNVGTAWVQDSFNQAELALHSLKLATEFLIEGGAFVTKVFRSKDYNSLLWVLKQLFTKVEATKPPSSRNVSAEIFVVCLGYKAPKKLDPRLLDPRTVFEDVADAAPNNEAKVYNPEIKKRKRDGYEEGDYTQYKEIAASEFIQTTDPIAILGQYNALTFKQATNGDVALAALDKLPETTEEIRTCCADLKVLGRKEFKLLLKWRLKVREIFGFPTKKSAKASLADEVAEVEPMDEEMRIQEELQRIADKEKGKKKRERRNANEAKTKEIMRMQMHMTAPMDIGMEQEGPRGEGEIFKLKAVDENGALRKIAKGKMVVIKEAEQKRSGFDSGIGSSGDTDDESDEDGDRLERELDGLYDQYQERKSAADAKYRAKKARKEHDDEEWEGVSADEKGNSDDESDLEMESGSDSENEDEMDVDEKPLISDLDGKGKGKEGLSKRANRFFENEVFADILGEIEEEEEGEEEEVQVLQDEEAAESSDDDIPSIEQQKKMRKEAAAAAKKEKDNTFEIVKRPKAEEQDSDSDWEAVEKKKKKDAKPDIDIVTAEAMTLAHQLARGEKTVHDVIDDGYNKYALKDRDGLPDWFLDDEKKHDKPHKPITKEAAQAIKEKLRAYNARPIKKVAEARARKKFKQAQKLEKLKKKADMLMGDEGLNEKEKASSISKLIAQANKKKRKAPVKVVKAAGANRGLQGRPKGVKGRYKMVDPRMKKEMRALKRVAKKKK, from the exons ATGGCGATCCAGAAGAAGCACGGCAAAGGCCGCTTGGACAAGTGGTACAAGCtcgccaaggagaagggctACAGAGCTCGTGCTGCTTTCAAGCTCATCCAGCTCAACAAGAAATATGGCTTCCTCGAGAAGAGCAAGGTCGTGCTCGATCTTTGCGCCGCGCCCGgt TCGTGGTGTCAAGTAGCTGCAGAGACTATGCCCAAagacagcatcatcatcggtgTCGATCTTTCTCCCATCAAGCCCATCCCCAAGGTCATCACCTTCCAGAgcgacatcaccaccgaaaAGTGCCGCGCTACGATCCGAACCCACTTGAAGACCTGGAAAGCCGACTGTGTCCTCCACGACGGTGCGCCCAACGTCGGTACCGCCTGGGTGCAGGATTCGTTCAACCAAGCCGAGCTTGCGCTTCACTCTCTGAAGCTCGCCACCGAATTCTTGATCGAGGGCGGCGCCTTTGTCACCAAAGTTTTCCGATCGAAAGATTACAACTCTCTCCTCTGGGTTCTCAAGCAGCTGTTCACCAAGGTCGAAGCCACCAAGCCCCCTTCCTCGCGTAACGTCTCGGCCGAAATTTTCGTTGTTTGCTTGGGTTACAAGGCGCCCAAGAAGCTCGATCCCCGCTTGCTCGACCCCCGCACCGTCTTCGAAGATGTCGCCGATGCGGCTCCCAACAACGAGGCCAAGGTCTACAACCCCGAAATcaaaaagaggaagagagatggTTACGAGGAGGGTGATTACACTCAGTACAAGGAGATTGCCGCGAGCGAGTTCATCCAGACTACCGATCCGATCGCCATTCTTGGTCAATACAACGCCTTGACCTTCAAGCAAGCGACAAACGGCGATGTGGCCCTGGCGGCTTTGGACAAACTCCCCGAGACCACCGAAGAAATCCGCACATGCTGCGCCGATTTGAAAGTTCTCGGGAGAAAAGAATTCAAGCTCCTCTTGAAATGGCGTTTGAAGGTCCGGGAGATCTTTGGTTTCCCCACCAAGAAATCAGCAAAGGCCAGCTTGGCCGACGAAGTGGCCGAGGTGGAACCGATGGACGAGGAGATGAGAATCCAGGAGGAGCTCCAGAGAATCGccgacaaggagaagggcaagaagaagagggaaagGAGAAACGCCAATgaggccaagaccaaggagaTTATGCGCATGCAAATGCACATGACGGCGCCTATGGATATCGGCATGGAGCAGGAGGGCCCAAGAGGTGAGGGCGAAATCTTTAAGCTCAAGGCCGTTGACGAAAACGGTGCGCTGCGCAAGATTGCCAAGGGCAAGATGGTGGTTatcaaggaggccgagcagaaGAGGAGCGGATTCGACTCTGGAATCGGCTCCTCGGGGGATACGGACGATGAGAGCGACGAGGATGGTGAtaggttggagagggaacTGGACGGTCTTTATGATCAGTATCAAGAGCGCAAGTCGGCGGCTGATGCGAAATACCgggccaagaaggcgaggaaagagcacgacgatgaggagtgggagggtgTCTCAGCTGACGAGAAGGGGaacagtgatgatgagagcgatttggagatggagagcgGGTCAGATTCGGAGAatgaggatgagatggatgttgatgagaagCCGCTGATAAGCGATCTTGATGGGAAGGgcaaggggaaggaagggctTTCGAAACGTGCGAACCGGTTCTTCGAAAATGAGGTTTTTGCGGACATTTTGGGTGAGatagaggaggaagaggagggagaagaggaggaggtgcaaGTGCTGCAAGATGAGGAGGCCGCTGAGTCATCGGATGACGATATTCCAAGCATCGAGCAGCAAAAGAAGATGCGCAAggaggcggctgctgctgcgaagaaggagaaggataaTACGTTTGAGATTGTCAAGCGGCCAAAGGCGGAGGAGCAGGATTCGGATTCTGActgggaggcggtggagaagaaaaagaagaaggatgccaagcctg ACATCGACATCGTCACAGCAGAAGCCATGACGCTCGCCCACCAGCTCGCCCGCGGCGAAAAGACGGTCCACGACGTCATCGACGACGGCTACAACAAATACGCCCTTAAAGACCGCGACGGCCTCCCAGACTGGTTCCTCGACGACGAGAAGAAGCATGACAAGCCGCACAAGCCCATCACCAAGGAAGCCGCGCAGGcgatcaaggagaagctgagGGCGTACAATGCCAGACCGATCAAGAAGGTGGCTGAGGCtagggcgaggaagaagtttAAGCAGGCgcagaagctggagaagctgaagaagaaggcggatATGCTGATGGGCGATGAGGGGTTGaatgagaaggagaaggcgagcaGCATCTCGAAGCTGATTGCGCAGgcgaacaagaagaagaggaaggcgcCGGTTAAGGTGGTGAAGGCTGCGGGGGCAAACAGAGGGTTGCAGGGGAGGCCgaagggggtgaaggggaggtaTAAGATGGTTGATCCtaggatgaagaaggagatgagggCGCTGAAGAGGgtggcgaagaagaagaaatag
- a CDS encoding uncharacterized protein (COG:I; EggNog:ENOG503NZ2I): protein MDGGLIEDESHNPDPIAELIENYNELNSSVIEELAEEPSPLEFMRYVAKNTPFVVRGAARDWKATKEWNVNFLKDFLKHETVNVAVTPHGNADAPTPHPTPSSPLVFAQPHEEDQPFPVFLDYLTTQSSLPAGGEPIGEVRYAQTQNDNLRHEYLRLFSHCLPSIPFARIALDRDADAINLWIGNQHSTTALHKDNYENIYVQIRGRKHFVLLPPICHPCVNERLLPSAVYSRKTSSPTEAANKEEPASSPEADGSTSSPSYLELKVSEQKVPFPTWDPDRPFKNETEYSCLACPVRASLNPGDMLYLPALWYHKVAQSVDNEGVCVAVNYWYDMDFTGPLYPLSTFVRSVYKKELRGEEEEKEEEKAVNEQDLVDNAEQHQRLT, encoded by the exons ATGGATGGTGGCCTTATCGAGGATGAATCTCACAACCCAGACCCCATAGCAGAACTCATCGAAAACTACAATGAGCTCAACAGCTCCGTCATCGAAGAGCTAGCCGAGGAGCCAAGTCCCCTCGAGTTTATGAGATATGTCGCCAAAAACACCCCTTTCGTCGTACGAGGCGCCGCCAGGGACTGGAAAGCCACCAAAGAGTGGAATGTCAACTTTTTGAAAGACTTTCTCAAACACGAGACGGTGAATGTAGCCGTGACGCCTCACGG CAACGCAGACgccccaacaccacaccccaccccatcctcccccctcgtTTTCGCCCAACCCCACGAAGAAGACCAGCCCTTCCCCGTCTTCCTTGActacctcaccacccagTCCTCCCTCCCAGCCGGCGGTGAGCCCATCGGCGAAGTGAGATACGCCCAGACCCAAAACGACAACCTCCGGCATGAATACCTCCGCCTATTCTCCCAttgcctcccctccatccccttcGCCCGGATAGCCCTCGACCGGGACGCCGACGCGATCAACCTCTGGATAGGAAACCAgcactccaccaccgccctccacAAAGACAACTACGAAAACATCTACGTCCAGATCCGCGGCCGGAAACatttcgtcctcctcccgcccATCTGCCACCCCTGCGTGAATGAGCGGCTGCTTCCCTCGGCAGTCTACTCACGCAAgacctcttccccaaccgAAGCAGCCAATAAGGAGGAGCCGGCATCATCACCAGAAGCAGATGGGTCTACATCTTCACCCTCATACCTAGAGCTCAAAGTCTCGGAGCAAAAAgtccccttcccaacctggGATCCCGACCGCCCTTTTAAAAACGAAACAGAATACTCCTGCCTCGCCTGCCCTGTGCGAGCCAGTTTAAATCCAGGGGACATGTTATATCTTCCCGCGTTATGGTACCACAAGGTGGCCCAGAGCGTCGACAACGAAGGGGTTTGTGTAGCAGTCAACTACTGGTACGACATGGACTTTACCGGGCCCCTCTACCCCCTAAGCACATTTGTTCGTTCAGTCTACAAAAAAGAGTTgaggggagaagaggaggaaaaggaggaggaaaaggcagTGAATGAGCAAGACCTGGTTGATAATGCTGAGCAGCACCAACGCTTGACATAA